The Leptospira fletcheri genome includes a region encoding these proteins:
- a CDS encoding alpha/beta fold hydrolase yields the protein MLDRSQEPKLATLPSGIRIAYRKFQGKSRIPLFCIHGLTGNLRNFEPIAKGLSKKGITVITYDLRGRGNSDKPEGQYSARVHAEDLKQLSVVLGYKRISVLSHSLGCWITLRLAESHPEILEKAVLVDGGGALSPRRKFSNLLMIRSSLARLGRTVPSKEIYLEEAKKSPILSAWNDDIRNFLTYELEPVGTLSPSLNLSNGSGPLGPVRCSLPPFVAESELESMGGSMDPAKILLGFCKEPLRSFRILKENNRLPYSALNCPVLAVRAGKPNLKPGDELLPDSAIKKMEREIKLFRVLDIPDKNHYEVVLLEDGRRDKEIYNFLIR from the coding sequence ATGCTCGACAGATCTCAAGAACCGAAACTAGCCACCCTTCCGTCGGGCATCCGGATCGCGTACCGAAAATTCCAGGGTAAAAGCAGAATCCCCTTATTCTGCATCCATGGACTGACGGGAAATTTAAGAAATTTTGAACCGATTGCCAAAGGCCTTTCCAAGAAAGGAATCACGGTAATCACGTACGATCTGCGTGGCAGGGGAAATTCGGACAAACCGGAAGGACAATATTCGGCAAGAGTCCATGCGGAAGATCTAAAGCAGCTTTCCGTTGTTTTGGGTTACAAGCGCATCTCCGTTCTTTCCCACTCCTTGGGCTGCTGGATCACCCTTCGTTTGGCGGAATCCCATCCTGAAATTCTGGAAAAAGCTGTGTTAGTCGACGGAGGGGGAGCGCTTTCCCCCCGAAGGAAATTTTCCAATTTATTGATGATCCGTTCCTCTTTGGCGCGGTTAGGCAGAACGGTACCGAGCAAGGAAATCTACTTGGAGGAAGCCAAAAAATCTCCGATCCTTTCCGCTTGGAACGACGATATTCGGAATTTTTTGACCTACGAACTGGAACCGGTCGGAACTCTTTCCCCTTCCCTCAATCTTTCCAACGGGTCAGGCCCCTTAGGTCCCGTCCGATGCTCCCTCCCTCCCTTCGTTGCGGAGTCCGAACTGGAAAGCATGGGAGGATCCATGGACCCGGCCAAGATACTTCTCGGATTTTGCAAGGAACCGCTCCGAAGCTTCCGGATCCTAAAAGAGAATAACCGCCTTCCTTATTCCGCTCTGAACTGTCCGGTCCTAGCCGTTCGTGCGGGAAAACCGAACCTGAAACCCGGGGACGAGCTACTACCGGATTCCGCCATAAAAAAAATGGAGAGGGAAATCAAATTGTTCCGGGTCTTGGATATCCCGGACAAAAATCACTACGAAGTGGTGCTTCTGGAAGACGGAAGAAGAGATAAAGAAATTTATAATTTTCTAATTCGTTAA
- a CDS encoding cyclic nucleotide-binding domain-containing protein, with protein MQHSIEEILQSIYLFSSFSKDDLSKLAEKTKYTILEQGESVYQEGNEAKAFYVVMYGTLKIVTSTEKGTDVNVTTIATGDHFGEFPFLDHGKRAGTVEAMERCELLEIPYEHLQKTLDGDKELALKFYKSITTYLVKRMRLLTQDLAYARELKKRYS; from the coding sequence ATGCAACATTCAATCGAAGAAATTCTGCAAAGCATTTATCTCTTTTCGAGCTTTTCCAAGGACGACCTCTCCAAGTTGGCGGAAAAGACCAAATACACCATCTTAGAGCAGGGAGAATCCGTATACCAGGAAGGAAACGAGGCCAAAGCGTTTTACGTAGTGATGTACGGCACATTGAAGATCGTCACTTCCACCGAAAAGGGAACCGATGTGAACGTGACCACGATCGCTACGGGGGATCATTTCGGAGAGTTTCCGTTTTTGGACCATGGGAAACGGGCCGGAACGGTGGAGGCTATGGAACGCTGCGAACTGCTGGAAATTCCATACGAGCATTTGCAAAAGACCCTGGACGGAGACAAGGAATTAGCCTTAAAATTTTACAAAAGTATCACTACGTATCTGGTCAAAAGAATGCGCTTATTGACCCAAGACCTTGCGTACGCGAGGGAATTGAAAAAACGATATTCCTGA
- a CDS encoding ABC-F family ATP-binding cassette domain-containing protein: MNLISVDKISKAIGEKKLFQDVSFGVDEGEKTGLLGINGSGKSTLLRILLGFEEPDQGKVIRNRSLKISFLPQFPDFLPDNTVLEHILSGVGPLMATIKRYEIACTLLEKGGSDAENEYQDAMAEMDRKQAWGLESDLKNLLRELNIPDFSRKMGELSGGMIKKVALAQALTEESNLLVLDEPTNHLDIDAILWLQDYLKQTAKGVLLVTHDRYFLEEVAGRILEIDRAAFRVFPGNYDLYLEKKVEIQMVEEKEEAKRKSFLRSELEWLKRQPKARGTKQKARTDRFWEVVDRKKTGKDIVLDISVSGRRLGGKVLELKNIKKSYSSTLIGGFSYVFKSKERIGVVGPNGAGKTTLLNLVTGREKPDSGDVSIGVNTTFGYFDQMNRGLPPEKRVLDYLKEEVAPTVRMADGSLWSASQFLERFLFPPQLQSTKIERLSGGEKRRLFLVMLLMRNPNFLVLDEPTNDLDIPTLSVLEDFLQDFPGVVLAVSHDRYFMDRVVDYIFIMNGDGNVERFPGNYSEYLEYKAYKEKNPDDKDLSSEPDSPPTDKFPVAAKKKLGYQEKRKLEQLEKDISELESEEKQIVERLQTLLSPSEAKLSAERLKRIQEELFEKVSEWEILASKES; the protein is encoded by the coding sequence GTGAATTTAATCTCTGTAGATAAAATCTCCAAAGCAATCGGGGAAAAAAAACTGTTTCAGGACGTCAGCTTCGGAGTCGACGAAGGAGAAAAAACCGGCCTACTCGGAATCAACGGCTCGGGCAAGTCCACCTTGCTTCGCATTCTTTTGGGCTTTGAGGAACCCGACCAAGGAAAGGTAATCCGAAACCGAAGCCTCAAGATTTCTTTCCTACCTCAGTTTCCCGATTTTCTGCCGGACAATACGGTTTTGGAACATATCCTTTCCGGAGTCGGACCTCTGATGGCTACGATCAAAAGATATGAAATCGCATGCACCTTATTGGAAAAGGGCGGATCGGACGCGGAAAACGAATACCAGGATGCGATGGCAGAAATGGATCGCAAACAGGCATGGGGTTTAGAATCCGATCTGAAAAACCTATTAAGAGAATTGAATATTCCGGATTTCTCCAGGAAGATGGGGGAACTTTCCGGAGGGATGATAAAAAAAGTCGCACTGGCCCAGGCCTTGACCGAAGAATCCAATCTGCTCGTTCTGGACGAACCTACGAACCATCTCGACATAGACGCGATCTTATGGTTACAGGACTATTTGAAGCAGACCGCCAAAGGGGTTTTGCTGGTCACGCATGATCGTTATTTTTTGGAGGAGGTCGCCGGTAGGATTCTGGAGATAGATAGGGCCGCTTTTCGGGTTTTTCCCGGAAACTACGATCTTTATCTGGAAAAGAAGGTGGAGATCCAGATGGTGGAGGAAAAGGAGGAAGCAAAGCGCAAGTCCTTTTTACGGAGCGAATTGGAATGGCTAAAAAGGCAACCGAAGGCGAGAGGAACCAAGCAAAAGGCACGGACTGACCGTTTTTGGGAAGTGGTGGACCGGAAAAAAACCGGAAAGGATATCGTTCTGGATATTTCGGTTTCCGGGCGGAGGTTAGGAGGAAAAGTATTAGAACTTAAGAATATTAAAAAATCCTATTCTTCTACTCTTATAGGAGGGTTTTCCTACGTATTCAAGAGCAAAGAGAGGATCGGAGTTGTCGGCCCTAACGGGGCGGGTAAGACCACTCTTTTGAATCTTGTAACAGGAAGGGAAAAGCCGGATTCAGGCGACGTTTCCATCGGAGTAAATACAACGTTCGGGTATTTCGATCAGATGAACCGCGGATTGCCTCCGGAAAAAAGAGTCCTGGATTATCTGAAAGAGGAGGTGGCGCCTACGGTTCGGATGGCGGACGGTTCTCTTTGGTCTGCGTCCCAATTTTTGGAGAGATTCCTGTTTCCCCCTCAATTGCAGTCCACTAAGATCGAAAGGCTTTCCGGAGGGGAAAAACGCAGATTATTTTTGGTGATGCTACTTATGCGCAATCCCAATTTTCTCGTGTTGGACGAGCCTACCAACGACCTGGATATCCCCACATTATCCGTTCTTGAGGATTTTTTACAGGATTTTCCGGGAGTAGTATTGGCAGTGTCCCATGACCGCTATTTCATGGACCGGGTAGTAGATTATATTTTTATCATGAATGGCGATGGGAACGTGGAGAGGTTTCCGGGGAATTATTCCGAATACCTGGAATATAAGGCCTATAAGGAAAAGAATCCGGATGATAAGGATCTTTCCTCCGAACCGGACTCACCCCCGACCGACAAATTTCCCGTTGCGGCGAAAAAGAAACTGGGCTATCAGGAAAAACGAAAGCTGGAACAACTGGAAAAAGACATTTCCGAATTGGAGTCGGAGGAAAAGCAGATCGTAGAAAGACTTCAGACCCTTCTTTCTCCGAGCGAGGCAAAACTTTCCGCGGAAAGGCTGAAGCGGATCCAGGAAGAATTATTCGAGAAAGTTTCGGAGTGGGAGATCCTCGCCTCTAAGGAATCCTAA
- the pgsB gene encoding poly-gamma-glutamate synthase PgsB, translated as MVGIIVLTLILLCLCLYGVLEYRNHKVLLNRIPIRIHVNGTRGKSSVTRLIASGLREGGISVLAKTTGTTPRIIAPDGREFSVYRRGRANILEQSKILKMAAGKNVRAVVLECMALHPVNQWISESRLVQATHGVLTNVGEDHLDVMGPGKRGVALALGGSIPPGRKLFSAETELSDLIKKICSDRSTELISLEKKDIDSVSKEDLRGFSYLEHNENIILALKVCESIGVDRATALKGMKKAEPDPGATTAHKMDFFGKRIYFVNGFAANDPSATRKIWEKALAAFPAVERRIAIVHCRADRPDRSLQLGREVGRWSEKSPDSFLVVGEGTHIFLKGAGETGIPLSKVHIAESATQSEVFEKAVDFPERSALIVGIGNIGGLGLELLKTFKNRSERIGSDSWIY; from the coding sequence GTGGTCGGAATCATAGTCTTAACTCTCATACTCTTATGCCTGTGCCTTTACGGCGTTTTGGAATATAGAAACCATAAGGTCCTTCTGAATCGCATTCCGATCCGGATTCATGTAAACGGGACTAGAGGAAAAAGTTCCGTAACCAGATTGATCGCTTCCGGTCTTAGGGAAGGAGGGATTTCCGTATTGGCAAAAACCACGGGGACGACTCCCAGAATCATCGCACCTGACGGTAGGGAATTTTCGGTTTACCGGAGGGGAAGAGCAAATATATTAGAACAATCTAAAATACTTAAAATGGCGGCCGGGAAAAACGTTCGCGCGGTCGTTCTGGAGTGTATGGCCTTGCATCCTGTGAATCAATGGATCTCGGAGAGTAGGTTGGTGCAAGCGACCCACGGAGTTCTTACGAACGTGGGCGAGGATCATCTGGACGTTATGGGACCGGGAAAAAGAGGAGTAGCTTTGGCTTTGGGGGGAAGCATTCCGCCGGGTCGTAAATTGTTCAGTGCGGAGACGGAGCTGTCCGATTTGATCAAAAAGATCTGTTCGGATCGGTCCACGGAATTGATTTCTTTGGAAAAGAAAGACATCGATTCGGTATCGAAAGAGGATTTGAGGGGTTTTTCCTATTTGGAGCATAATGAAAATATAATTCTTGCTCTGAAAGTCTGCGAGTCGATCGGAGTGGATCGAGCTACCGCACTGAAGGGAATGAAAAAGGCGGAACCCGATCCCGGCGCGACCACGGCTCATAAAATGGATTTTTTCGGAAAACGGATCTATTTCGTCAACGGGTTCGCAGCCAACGATCCGTCGGCGACGAGAAAGATCTGGGAGAAAGCATTAGCCGCCTTTCCTGCCGTGGAACGTAGGATAGCGATCGTTCATTGCAGAGCGGATCGGCCGGACAGGTCCTTGCAATTGGGCCGCGAGGTGGGGCGTTGGTCGGAAAAGTCGCCGGATTCTTTTTTGGTGGTCGGAGAAGGGACTCATATCTTTTTAAAGGGAGCAGGGGAAACGGGGATTCCGCTTTCCAAGGTGCATATCGCAGAAAGCGCCACGCAATCCGAAGTTTTTGAAAAGGCGGTGGATTTTCCGGAGAGATCCGCTTTGATCGTAGGAATCGGAAACATCGGCGGATTGGGTTTGGAATTGCTTAAGACCTTCAAGAACAGAAGCGAGAGGATCGGATCGGATTCATGGATCTACTGA
- a CDS encoding PAS domain-containing sensor histidine kinase: MAFSWIRNWTRKKNQAIASESELQSVLPEIAQDLIYRFDLSKKKELRLTWANESLLKFFQFDGPLPSEGIEWESWPTVPPEDQEILETKKEASLRGLPFQAEYRVITKSGETVWIRDVTKIYKDPNDSDTVRVYGSIQDIHLRKKNEIALRDQLEYIQILLDSTDEWVVQLNRSGNVQYVNSSGRQEVKNQFGISLFKGIELSSLISPEHKEIFTAQLAKAFAGEKVKWHFSRLFPTEKNSELEVSFAPLKREGTIKEAVVFLKDVTLRTVWETALLASEEKYRKLVEVCPDGIGLHSNGKLIYLNDSGLRILGYTSPQEVEGRSISDFVHPDSRALMAERIRKSLESKVQAAAIEEKFLRKDGTEVYVEVTGIAFQQRNSDFMQVIFRDISERKKSQQELTDLRKKIMLTNDRLKAILQGVNDSICAVDMDMRIMACNTSFELLVWRLYGKRVTEGNYITDVFITDAKERNTVVENWSRALRGEVFRVERRVSGLIDENLVFEINYSSIRDFSHNMVGATQVIRDVTERYQYEETLRISLNEKEMMLKEIHHRVKNNLQVVSSLLGLQAEFVDDPKLVSIIQECERRIRSMALIHKELYQNESISDADFREYLNNLLIALVQSYGASRKVKYLVQSEELKLNLDYAIPLALVLNELVSNSLKYAFPGDRTGNIRIAIYRADERLILEMSDDGIGLPPGFDIRQSESLGLQLVGMLLGKLKADWELLPSESGAHYRILLSGLP; this comes from the coding sequence ATGGCGTTTTCCTGGATTCGGAATTGGACTCGCAAAAAAAATCAGGCGATCGCTTCCGAATCGGAATTGCAGTCCGTTCTTCCGGAGATCGCACAGGATCTGATCTACCGTTTCGATCTATCCAAGAAAAAAGAACTTCGTTTAACATGGGCAAACGAAAGCCTTCTGAAATTCTTTCAATTCGACGGGCCTTTACCGTCGGAAGGAATCGAATGGGAATCTTGGCCGACAGTCCCTCCCGAAGATCAGGAAATCTTGGAAACGAAAAAGGAAGCTTCTTTAAGAGGGCTTCCATTCCAGGCGGAATATAGGGTCATTACCAAATCAGGAGAGACGGTTTGGATTCGGGACGTCACAAAAATATATAAGGATCCGAACGATTCCGATACGGTCAGGGTGTACGGTTCCATACAGGACATTCATCTTAGAAAAAAGAACGAAATCGCTCTTAGAGACCAACTGGAGTATATTCAAATTCTCTTGGATAGTACGGACGAATGGGTCGTACAATTGAATCGGTCCGGCAACGTTCAATACGTAAATTCCTCCGGGAGGCAGGAGGTCAAAAACCAGTTCGGGATTTCGCTTTTCAAAGGAATCGAATTGTCTTCCTTGATTTCTCCGGAACATAAGGAAATATTCACAGCTCAATTGGCAAAGGCATTTGCGGGAGAAAAGGTAAAATGGCATTTCAGCCGTCTTTTCCCTACGGAGAAAAATTCGGAACTGGAAGTTTCTTTCGCTCCCTTAAAAAGGGAAGGCACGATCAAGGAAGCGGTCGTTTTTTTGAAAGACGTCACGCTCCGAACCGTGTGGGAGACGGCCTTACTTGCGAGCGAGGAAAAATATAGAAAGCTGGTGGAGGTTTGTCCCGACGGAATCGGGCTCCACTCGAACGGAAAACTCATCTACCTGAACGATTCCGGACTTAGGATCTTGGGGTATACGTCTCCGCAGGAAGTGGAGGGGAGATCGATTTCCGATTTCGTGCATCCCGATTCCAGAGCGTTGATGGCGGAAAGGATTCGTAAGTCCTTGGAATCCAAGGTCCAAGCGGCCGCCATAGAGGAAAAATTTCTGAGAAAAGACGGGACGGAAGTCTATGTGGAAGTCACCGGAATCGCATTCCAGCAGAGAAATAGCGACTTTATGCAGGTGATCTTCCGAGACATCTCGGAGAGAAAAAAGTCCCAGCAGGAACTGACCGACCTCAGGAAGAAAATCATGCTCACGAACGATCGCCTTAAAGCGATTCTACAAGGAGTCAACGATTCCATATGCGCAGTGGATATGGACATGAGGATCATGGCTTGCAACACTTCTTTCGAGCTCTTGGTTTGGAGGCTTTACGGGAAGAGGGTGACGGAAGGAAACTATATCACGGACGTATTCATCACGGACGCGAAAGAAAGAAATACCGTCGTAGAAAATTGGAGCCGGGCGCTAAGAGGCGAAGTTTTCCGTGTGGAGAGAAGGGTTTCCGGTTTGATCGACGAAAATCTCGTTTTCGAAATCAACTACAGTTCCATTCGCGATTTTAGTCACAATATGGTGGGCGCGACTCAGGTCATTCGCGACGTGACCGAAAGATACCAATACGAAGAAACGTTGAGAATTTCTTTAAACGAAAAGGAAATGATGCTGAAAGAGATACATCATAGGGTAAAGAACAATCTCCAGGTGGTTTCCAGTCTGCTCGGTCTTCAGGCGGAATTCGTCGACGATCCGAAATTGGTTTCCATCATACAGGAATGCGAGAGAAGGATCCGTTCCATGGCCCTCATTCACAAGGAACTGTACCAAAACGAATCCATTTCCGACGCGGATTTCAGGGAATACCTGAACAATCTGCTGATCGCTTTGGTGCAATCCTACGGCGCTAGTCGGAAAGTAAAGTATCTGGTCCAGTCCGAAGAACTGAAATTGAATTTGGACTACGCGATTCCTCTAGCTTTAGTATTAAACGAATTGGTATCGAATAGTTTGAAATATGCGTTCCCCGGGGATCGGACCGGAAACATTCGGATCGCCATTTATAGAGCGGACGAACGATTGATTTTAGAGATGAGTGACGACGGAATCGGACTGCCGCCAGGCTTCGATATACGGCAATCCGAGAGTCTGGGTCTTCAGTTGGTCGGAATGCTTTTGGGAAAATTAAAGGCGGATTGGGAACTTCTCCCGTCGGAATCCGGCGCCCATTATAGAATCCTCCTTTCAGGTCTTCCTTAA
- a CDS encoding DUF445 domain-containing protein, with protein sequence MDFSFFSQNKELIGIIMMPFTYGFVGWFTNVVALKMTFYPLEFVGIPPYLGWQGIVPKKAQKLALKSVNIMTERLIKVEDFFSKVDPEQLEKEFQPVLDGLVPSATREIIHHINPSLRKHLENGHESEIVNAVQEKCAHTVRNIMVQVKENVSSVFNFRSLVLRKLTGPNVKRIVDIFEEVGSKEFTFIERCGWYLGGALGILQALLWEVLPIWWTLPIQGIIVGYVTNWVALTMIFRPLYEKKFGPIKYRGLFLARQEEVSKKYSNVFATQVLTARNVLEEILYKRAARTLVETIQSETETAAHKMNLNESLDGENGKGEDSDFENTKKEVIRNVSETLANSSTKLESYMGRAMSIENNMFKRMKDLPPEEFEPILRSAFQEDEYVLILIGSVLGAIVGLFQGLYMLFVA encoded by the coding sequence ATGGATTTCTCCTTCTTTAGCCAAAACAAAGAACTGATCGGGATCATCATGATGCCCTTTACGTACGGATTCGTGGGCTGGTTCACGAACGTAGTCGCCCTGAAAATGACTTTTTATCCCTTGGAATTCGTCGGAATCCCTCCCTATCTAGGCTGGCAAGGAATCGTTCCGAAAAAAGCGCAAAAACTCGCGCTGAAATCCGTGAACATCATGACGGAGAGACTGATTAAAGTGGAAGATTTCTTCTCCAAAGTCGATCCGGAACAGTTGGAAAAAGAGTTCCAGCCTGTGCTGGACGGACTCGTTCCCTCCGCCACCAGGGAAATCATCCACCATATCAACCCAAGCTTACGCAAACATTTGGAGAACGGACACGAGTCGGAGATCGTGAACGCAGTTCAGGAAAAATGCGCTCATACCGTTCGGAACATCATGGTCCAAGTAAAGGAGAACGTATCCTCCGTCTTCAACTTCCGGTCCTTGGTTCTGCGAAAACTTACCGGCCCGAATGTGAAACGAATCGTGGACATTTTCGAGGAAGTCGGCTCCAAGGAGTTTACGTTCATCGAAAGATGCGGTTGGTATTTGGGAGGTGCCTTGGGAATCCTCCAAGCCTTACTTTGGGAAGTGCTTCCGATCTGGTGGACCTTACCGATCCAAGGAATCATCGTAGGATACGTCACAAATTGGGTGGCGCTTACCATGATCTTCCGTCCACTGTATGAAAAGAAATTCGGCCCCATCAAATACAGAGGCCTTTTTTTAGCGAGGCAGGAGGAAGTTTCCAAAAAGTATTCCAACGTTTTCGCGACGCAGGTATTGACCGCAAGGAACGTCTTAGAGGAGATCCTATACAAAAGAGCGGCACGGACCCTCGTGGAAACCATCCAATCCGAGACCGAAACCGCGGCTCATAAAATGAATCTGAACGAAAGTCTCGATGGGGAAAACGGAAAAGGAGAGGACTCCGATTTCGAAAACACCAAGAAGGAAGTCATACGCAACGTGAGCGAGACGTTGGCGAACAGTTCCACGAAACTGGAAAGTTATATGGGTCGGGCGATGAGCATAGAAAACAATATGTTCAAACGCATGAAGGATCTTCCTCCGGAGGAGTTCGAACCCATCCTTCGCTCCGCGTTTCAGGAAGACGAATACGTTCTGATCCTGATCGGTTCCGTCTTAGGTGCGATCGTCGGTCTGTTCCAAGGCTTGTACATGCTTTTCGTAGCGTAA
- the pgsC gene encoding poly-gamma-glutamate biosynthesis protein PgsC, with translation MDLLTLAIGIGLFVSLAFAEFFGIAAGGLVVPGYIALQLHRPLNILMTLSLGGLTFGFGRLVSGVTILYGKRKTAFLLLTGFLLGALVQEFLRRNHLVFSVFSPTFSDSEEARVVGHIIPGLIALWMDRQGIWETICVLLTGSVIVRLALIVILGGDFQP, from the coding sequence ATGGATCTACTGACTCTTGCGATCGGAATCGGGTTGTTCGTGAGTTTGGCGTTTGCGGAGTTCTTTGGGATCGCCGCCGGAGGCTTGGTCGTTCCCGGATATATCGCCTTGCAATTGCACCGCCCGCTCAATATTCTGATGACCCTTTCTTTAGGCGGTCTGACTTTCGGTTTCGGGAGGTTGGTTTCCGGAGTCACGATCCTGTATGGAAAAAGAAAGACCGCTTTTCTGCTTTTGACGGGCTTCCTCTTGGGAGCGTTGGTCCAGGAATTTCTACGCAGAAACCATCTTGTCTTCTCCGTTTTTTCCCCGACGTTTTCGGATTCGGAGGAAGCCAGGGTAGTGGGGCACATCATACCGGGTCTGATCGCACTATGGATGGATCGACAGGGAATTTGGGAAACGATATGCGTGCTACTGACCGGTTCCGTAATCGTGCGTCTGGCCCTCATCGTGATTTTAGGAGGGGATTTTCAACCTTGA
- a CDS encoding alpha/beta fold hydrolase, with product MKKMPVRFSLLLSLFVFTFVSCSNTVASLAFGFERWKAGLERKELKENPWDWTYLEGGNEKGEKILLVHGFGADKDNWTRFSAGLTKDYRVIAADLPGFGENLRLPNEGYTIDQQVERLDRFAQGLGWEKFHIVGNSMGGCIAGVYAAKHPEKVLSLGLFAPGGINSPVKSELSKNMEKGKNTLIITNQQDFEELMKFVFVHPPPIPSPMKSYFAEKAIRNAPFNKIIFNDIRKGFPLQEHMKEIRAKTLILWGDTDRVLNVSGADVLEKGIPGSKKVILKDVGHAPMLEKPQDVSQIYRKFLSEKTFP from the coding sequence ATGAAAAAAATGCCTGTCCGTTTCTCTCTCCTCCTTTCTCTATTCGTTTTTACTTTCGTTTCCTGTTCCAATACCGTAGCAAGCCTGGCTTTCGGCTTCGAACGTTGGAAGGCAGGCCTGGAGCGGAAAGAGCTGAAAGAAAATCCTTGGGACTGGACGTATTTGGAAGGTGGAAACGAAAAGGGGGAGAAGATTCTACTTGTTCACGGCTTCGGCGCGGATAAGGACAATTGGACCCGATTCTCGGCGGGTCTGACCAAAGATTACAGAGTGATCGCCGCGGACCTTCCCGGTTTCGGAGAGAATCTCAGACTCCCGAACGAAGGCTATACCATCGACCAACAGGTGGAACGTTTGGACAGGTTCGCCCAAGGACTTGGATGGGAAAAATTTCATATCGTAGGAAATTCCATGGGAGGATGTATCGCCGGAGTGTATGCAGCCAAACATCCGGAAAAGGTATTGTCCTTGGGATTATTCGCTCCAGGCGGAATCAATAGTCCGGTAAAGAGCGAACTCTCGAAAAATATGGAAAAGGGAAAGAACACTCTTATCATAACGAACCAGCAGGATTTTGAGGAATTGATGAAGTTCGTTTTCGTACATCCGCCTCCGATTCCTTCTCCGATGAAAAGTTATTTTGCGGAAAAGGCCATTCGAAACGCTCCGTTCAATAAGATCATCTTCAACGATATTCGAAAAGGATTTCCTTTGCAGGAACATATGAAGGAGATTCGGGCCAAAACCTTGATTCTCTGGGGCGATACGGACCGGGTCCTGAACGTTTCCGGTGCGGACGTTTTAGAGAAAGGAATTCCTGGATCGAAAAAAGTCATTCTCAAAGATGTGGGCCACGCTCCTATGCTGGAAAAACCGCAGGATGTTTCGCAAATCTACCGGAAATTTCTTTCCGAAAAGACTTTTCCTTAG
- the pgsW gene encoding poly-gamma-glutamate system protein — translation MKEIYWRSTSITIRAYLLIAAVSLSGLFAVETLKVRKEQPYFSEKIEAARLAGEAFQRIRELRTEQGKISDSEFDPSHSGLIGSFLTPVTSNTGTLTAKQTSVNPNFAGLVVEFLKQAGVNEGGTVAVGLSGSFPALNICVYAAGKALHLKLVPISSLSSSQWGANDPEFLWADMERVLFLEKILPYRSAALSYGGLEDRALGLSPEGKILLNEAVKRNSLPLLSGNSFTSSVGERMRKFKEEAKGERIQAYINVGGGAISVGTRAGKLSFKPGLNLSLAPGATKIDSVMTRFLQEDIPVIHLIEIEELAKKYGFPLRPKTTPKGGEGEIFSKVEYNRWFAGAVLFAILFLIYVLFRTEGKIAADPDTGFPI, via the coding sequence TTGAAGGAAATCTATTGGAGGTCGACCTCGATCACCATCCGAGCGTATCTACTGATTGCCGCAGTTTCTCTATCGGGTCTTTTTGCGGTCGAAACCCTCAAAGTCCGGAAAGAGCAGCCGTATTTTTCGGAAAAGATAGAAGCTGCGAGGCTGGCTGGAGAAGCCTTCCAAAGAATCCGGGAACTTCGGACGGAACAAGGCAAAATCTCCGACTCCGAATTCGATCCTTCCCATTCCGGCCTCATCGGTTCCTTCCTTACGCCGGTCACAAGCAATACGGGAACCTTGACCGCAAAGCAAACCTCGGTAAATCCGAATTTTGCGGGACTCGTAGTGGAGTTCCTAAAACAGGCTGGTGTAAACGAAGGCGGGACCGTTGCAGTGGGTCTTTCGGGATCCTTTCCCGCTTTGAATATCTGCGTGTATGCCGCGGGGAAAGCTCTGCATTTAAAGTTGGTTCCGATTTCGAGCCTTTCGTCTTCCCAATGGGGAGCGAACGATCCGGAATTTCTTTGGGCGGATATGGAAAGGGTATTGTTCCTGGAAAAGATACTTCCGTACAGATCCGCGGCGTTGAGCTACGGGGGTTTGGAGGATAGGGCTCTAGGCCTTTCTCCCGAAGGAAAAATTCTTTTAAACGAAGCGGTTAAACGTAATTCGTTGCCTCTGCTGAGCGGAAATTCCTTCACATCCAGCGTGGGGGAGAGGATGCGCAAATTCAAGGAGGAAGCCAAGGGAGAACGGATCCAAGCATACATAAACGTAGGCGGTGGAGCGATCTCCGTAGGCACGAGAGCGGGAAAGCTGAGTTTTAAACCCGGGTTAAATCTTTCCTTGGCACCCGGAGCGACCAAGATCGATTCCGTTATGACCCGCTTCTTGCAAGAGGACATTCCAGTCATTCATTTGATTGAGATCGAGGAATTAGCGAAAAAATACGGATTTCCGCTTCGACCCAAAACGACTCCTAAAGGAGGGGAAGGGGAAATTTTTTCGAAGGTGGAATATAACCGCTGGTTTGCCGGCGCGGTCTTGTTCGCGATTCTATTCCTGATATACGTCCTATTCCGGACGGAAGGCAAAATCGCCGCGGATCCCGACACCGGCTTTCCGATTTAA